One Phaseolus vulgaris cultivar G19833 chromosome 4, P. vulgaris v2.0, whole genome shotgun sequence DNA window includes the following coding sequences:
- the LOC137837279 gene encoding translation initiation factor eIF2B subunit delta-like isoform X2, with protein sequence MDPSRRAPRAVIDPVPKFRQVGFFAPPERSQSGPPNSTHSSPPVSSSLSPVMIPPPRHLSDNLLLHAPPAASPLRADSSGGGTSFDTVDFFPAPLSPALPSSSYSSRIAGDFYKGNGGKVAASSFPRGGFDLTAMKAAAAASVVVPASELTTVSVVNDSLVVPEKEKGSRGGGSAVEVKEQPASLKQKPKTSKAERRALQESQRAAKAAAKASANAKPAKAAKPAQKIDNAPVAASEKKGGEIPPEKDRKKDAPQPRMQYDDKSRVEKAKRRAVVKQTEARNRVELFRHLPQYEHGSQLPDLEARFFHLSPVHPAVYKVGLQYLTGDISGANARCIAMLQAFQEAIKDYKVPREKTLVRDLTAKISSYVSFLIECRPLSISMGNAIRFLKSRIAKLPLTLSESEAKASLQSDIERFISEKIILANKVIVKHAVTKIRDGDVLLTYGSSSAVEMILLHAHELGRQFRVVVVDSSPKLRGKLLLRRLVEKGLSCTYTHINAVSYIMHEVTRVFLGASSVLSNGTVYSRVGTACVAMVAHAFRVPVIVCCEAYKFHERVQLDSICSNELGDPDVISNVLGREDVNHLDGWANIENLQLLNLIYDATPSDYVSMIVTDYGMVPPTSVPVIVREYGREQVWI encoded by the exons aTGGATCCCTCTCGCCGCGCCCCACGCGCCGTGATCGACCCCGTACCCAAGTTCCGCCAAGTCGGGTTCTTCGCTCCGCCCGAACGCTCCCAATCGGGTCCTCCCAACTCGACCCACTCCTCGCCCCCAGTCTCCAGCTCCCTTTCGCCTGTCATGATCCCGCCGCCGCGCCACCTCTCCGACAACCTCCTCCTCCACGCGCCCCCCGCCGCATCCCCCCTTCGGGCAGACTCCAGCGGCGGCGGAACCTCCTTCGATACCGTGGACTTCTTCCCCGCGCCGCTTTCGCCCGCTCTGCCGTCCTCGTCGTACTCGAGCAGGATCGCCGGCGACTTCTACAAGGGAAACGGTGGGAAGGTGGCAGCGTCGTCTTTCCCCCGCGGAGGATTCGACCTGACGGCGATGAAGGCGGCAGCGGCCGCGAGCGTCGTCGTGCCGGCGAGTGAGCTGACAACAGTTTCGGTGGTGAATGATTCGCTAGTGGTTCCTG aaaaagaaaaaggaagcaGAGGAGGAGGGTCAGCAGTGGAAGTGAAAGAGCAACCTGCTAGTTTAAAACAGAAACCAAAAACCTCAAAAGCTGAAAGACGTGCTCTTCAAGAATCTCAAAGAGCTGCAAAGGCTGCAGCAAAAG CTTCAGCGAATGCCAAACCGGCTAAAGCTGCAAAGCCTGCTCAGAAAATTGATAATGCACCTGTTGCAGCATCTGAAAAGAAGGGAGGTGAGATTCCACCAGAAAAGGATAGAAAAAAAGATGCTCCTCAACCACGCATGCAGTATGATGACAAGAGCCGAGTGGAGAAAGCTAAGCGTCGTGCAGTGGTGAAACAAACTGAAGCTAGGAACAGAGTTGAGTTGTTCAGGCATTTGCCACAGTATGAACATGGGAGTCAGCTTCCAGATCTCGAGGCAAGGTTTTTCCATCTTTCTCCAGTGCACCCGGCTGTTTATAAG GTGGGTTTGCAGTACCTAACTGGAGATATATCTGGTGCCAATGCTCGGTGTATTGCAATGCTACAAGCATTTCAGGAGGCCATCAAAGACTACAAGGTTCCACGAGAGAAGACTCTTGTGAGAGACTTAACAGCAAAAATTAGTAGTTATGTATCATTTCTTATTGAGTGTCGACCTCTGTCAATCAGCATGGGAAATGCAATTAGGTTTCTCAAAAGTCGGATAGCCAAGCTACCTTTGACCTTGTCTGAATCAGAAGCAAAAGCTTCTCTCCAGTCAGATATTGAGCGTTTTATTAGTGAGAAGATTATACTCGCCAACAAGGTGATAGTGAAGCATGCTGTCACCAAAATAAGAGATGGTGATGTTCTTCTAACTTATGGATCCTCGTCAGCTGTTGAAATGATACTATTACATGCACATGAGTTGGGAAGACAGTTTCGTGTTGTGGTAGTTGACTCTTCTCCGaagcttagagggaaacttttgCTTCGCAGGCTGGTGGAGAAAGGTCTTAGCTGTACATACACTCATATAAATGCTGTTTCCTATATAATGCATGAAGTTACTCGAGTATTTCTGGGTGCTTCATCAGTTTTATCTAATGGAACAGTATATTCAAGAGTAGGGACTGCATGTGTTGCTATGGTTGCTCATGCATTCCGTGTACCTGTCATAGTATGTTGTGAGGCCTATAAATTTCATGAACGGGTACAGCTGGACTCAATATGCTCTAATGAACTTG GTGATCCGGATGTAATTTCAAATGTACTGGGTAGAGAGGATGTCAACCACTTGGATGGCTGGGCCAATATTGAAAATCTGCAACTCTTAAATCTGAT TTATGATGCAACACCTTCAGATTATGTTTCAATGATTGTCACAGATTATGGCATG GTTCCCCCTACAAGTGTGCCTGTAATTGTAAGAGAATACGGAAGAGAACAGGTCTGGATATAA
- the LOC137837279 gene encoding translation initiation factor eIF2B subunit delta-like isoform X1: MDPSRRAPRAVIDPVPKFRQVGFFAPPERSQSGPPNSTHSSPPVSSSLSPVMIPPPRHLSDNLLLHAPPAASPLRADSSGGGTSFDTVDFFPAPLSPALPSSSYSSRIAGDFYKGNGGKVAASSFPRGGFDLTAMKAAAAASVVVPASELTTVSVVNDSLVVPEKEKGSRGGGSAVEVKEQPASLKQKPKTSKAERRALQESQRAAKAAAKAEGNKASGTAASANAKPAKAAKPAQKIDNAPVAASEKKGGEIPPEKDRKKDAPQPRMQYDDKSRVEKAKRRAVVKQTEARNRVELFRHLPQYEHGSQLPDLEARFFHLSPVHPAVYKVGLQYLTGDISGANARCIAMLQAFQEAIKDYKVPREKTLVRDLTAKISSYVSFLIECRPLSISMGNAIRFLKSRIAKLPLTLSESEAKASLQSDIERFISEKIILANKVIVKHAVTKIRDGDVLLTYGSSSAVEMILLHAHELGRQFRVVVVDSSPKLRGKLLLRRLVEKGLSCTYTHINAVSYIMHEVTRVFLGASSVLSNGTVYSRVGTACVAMVAHAFRVPVIVCCEAYKFHERVQLDSICSNELGDPDVISNVLGREDVNHLDGWANIENLQLLNLIYDATPSDYVSMIVTDYGMVPPTSVPVIVREYGREQVWI, from the exons aTGGATCCCTCTCGCCGCGCCCCACGCGCCGTGATCGACCCCGTACCCAAGTTCCGCCAAGTCGGGTTCTTCGCTCCGCCCGAACGCTCCCAATCGGGTCCTCCCAACTCGACCCACTCCTCGCCCCCAGTCTCCAGCTCCCTTTCGCCTGTCATGATCCCGCCGCCGCGCCACCTCTCCGACAACCTCCTCCTCCACGCGCCCCCCGCCGCATCCCCCCTTCGGGCAGACTCCAGCGGCGGCGGAACCTCCTTCGATACCGTGGACTTCTTCCCCGCGCCGCTTTCGCCCGCTCTGCCGTCCTCGTCGTACTCGAGCAGGATCGCCGGCGACTTCTACAAGGGAAACGGTGGGAAGGTGGCAGCGTCGTCTTTCCCCCGCGGAGGATTCGACCTGACGGCGATGAAGGCGGCAGCGGCCGCGAGCGTCGTCGTGCCGGCGAGTGAGCTGACAACAGTTTCGGTGGTGAATGATTCGCTAGTGGTTCCTG aaaaagaaaaaggaagcaGAGGAGGAGGGTCAGCAGTGGAAGTGAAAGAGCAACCTGCTAGTTTAAAACAGAAACCAAAAACCTCAAAAGCTGAAAGACGTGCTCTTCAAGAATCTCAAAGAGCTGCAAAGGCTGCAGCAAAAG CTGAAGGAAATAAAGCATCTGGAACTGCAGCTTCAGCGAATGCCAAACCGGCTAAAGCTGCAAAGCCTGCTCAGAAAATTGATAATGCACCTGTTGCAGCATCTGAAAAGAAGGGAGGTGAGATTCCACCAGAAAAGGATAGAAAAAAAGATGCTCCTCAACCACGCATGCAGTATGATGACAAGAGCCGAGTGGAGAAAGCTAAGCGTCGTGCAGTGGTGAAACAAACTGAAGCTAGGAACAGAGTTGAGTTGTTCAGGCATTTGCCACAGTATGAACATGGGAGTCAGCTTCCAGATCTCGAGGCAAGGTTTTTCCATCTTTCTCCAGTGCACCCGGCTGTTTATAAG GTGGGTTTGCAGTACCTAACTGGAGATATATCTGGTGCCAATGCTCGGTGTATTGCAATGCTACAAGCATTTCAGGAGGCCATCAAAGACTACAAGGTTCCACGAGAGAAGACTCTTGTGAGAGACTTAACAGCAAAAATTAGTAGTTATGTATCATTTCTTATTGAGTGTCGACCTCTGTCAATCAGCATGGGAAATGCAATTAGGTTTCTCAAAAGTCGGATAGCCAAGCTACCTTTGACCTTGTCTGAATCAGAAGCAAAAGCTTCTCTCCAGTCAGATATTGAGCGTTTTATTAGTGAGAAGATTATACTCGCCAACAAGGTGATAGTGAAGCATGCTGTCACCAAAATAAGAGATGGTGATGTTCTTCTAACTTATGGATCCTCGTCAGCTGTTGAAATGATACTATTACATGCACATGAGTTGGGAAGACAGTTTCGTGTTGTGGTAGTTGACTCTTCTCCGaagcttagagggaaacttttgCTTCGCAGGCTGGTGGAGAAAGGTCTTAGCTGTACATACACTCATATAAATGCTGTTTCCTATATAATGCATGAAGTTACTCGAGTATTTCTGGGTGCTTCATCAGTTTTATCTAATGGAACAGTATATTCAAGAGTAGGGACTGCATGTGTTGCTATGGTTGCTCATGCATTCCGTGTACCTGTCATAGTATGTTGTGAGGCCTATAAATTTCATGAACGGGTACAGCTGGACTCAATATGCTCTAATGAACTTG GTGATCCGGATGTAATTTCAAATGTACTGGGTAGAGAGGATGTCAACCACTTGGATGGCTGGGCCAATATTGAAAATCTGCAACTCTTAAATCTGAT TTATGATGCAACACCTTCAGATTATGTTTCAATGATTGTCACAGATTATGGCATG GTTCCCCCTACAAGTGTGCCTGTAATTGTAAGAGAATACGGAAGAGAACAGGTCTGGATATAA
- the LOC137837282 gene encoding transmembrane ascorbate ferrireductase 2 — MATLPVVNFPIFTVVRVVGVAVTVLLLTWALHFRGGLALVSDNKDLIFNVHPVLMVIGLILINGEGMLAYKTLSGTKSFKKSVHLTLQFVALILSLIGIWAAWKFHIDKGIDNFYSLHSWLGLACFFLFSIQWAAGFATFWYPGGSRNRRATLLPWHVFFGIYIYALAIATAATGILEKATFLQVNNIISRYSNEALLINSLGILIVILGGFVILGLVTPVYGKADVIRGNE, encoded by the exons ATGGCGACTCTCCCCGTCGTAAATTTTCCGATCTTCACGGTGGTCAGGGTGGTCGGCGTCGCCGTCACCGTTCTTCTCCTCACATGGGCCCTCCATTTTCGGGGTGGCCTCGCTCTCGTCTCTGACAACAAAGATCTCATCTTTAAC GTCCATCCAGTGCTGATGGTGATTGGGCTTATTCTAATCAATGGTGAAG GTATGCTTGCATACAAGACTCTATCTGGAACTAAAAGTTTCAAAAAATCAGTTCATTTAACGTTACAGTTTGTTGCTCTCATTTTGAGCTTGATCGGTATCTGGGCTGCTTGGAAGTTTCACATTGACAAGGGCATTGACAATTTCTACAGCCTCCATTCATGGTTAGGCCTTGCATGTTTTTTCCTGTTCTCCATCCAG TGGGCTGCTGGCTTTGCAACATTTTGGTATCCTGGAGGGTCAAGAAATAGAAGAGCAACCTTACTGCCATGGCATGTTTTCTTTGGTATTTATATCTATGCCTTGGCTATAGCCACAGCTGCTACTGGTATTTTGGAAAAAGCTACATTCCTTCAGGTGAACAATATCATATCACGCTATTCCAATGAGGCACTTCTGATCAATTCTTTAGGCATTTTGATAGTCATTTTAGGTGGCTTTGTGATTCTTGGACTTGTTACTCCAGTTTATGGTAAAGCTGATGTCATACGGGGAAACGAGTAA